From the Nodularia sphaerocarpa UHCC 0038 genome, the window CTCCATCCCTGAGAGTCGTATCAAAAATAATAATTTTCTCGGCTTTGCTGCTCATCTTTCCTCCTTCTTGACCTTGTACTGTTTGCTTAAAATATCTTGAACCTTAGTTTTTTTACTTTTAAGATTTGTAAATATTTGCTAAGATTTCTAACCTTCCATTTTTTCTATACTGTCTCTGATATCGTTTAAATCAATATATCTATCAGTGGCATTACGTAACTCTCTCGCTATCATCCCTTCAGTCGATACCACAGTAATATGCGTATTTTTTGAGCGTAATAGTTCGATAGCCCTTTCAAAATCTCCATCGCCACTGAATAAAACTACTCGGTCATATTGATCTACTGTATTAAACATATCAACGACAATTTCAATATCTAAATTAGCCTTTTGGGAATAGCGCCCGGATGAGTCATCATAATATTCTTTAAGAATTTTAGTTCTCACCGTATATCCTAAGCTAATCAGAGCATCTCTGAAACCTCGCTGATCTTGCGGGTCTTTCAAGCCAGTGTACCAGAAAGCATTGATTAATGTTGTATCTGACTGCTCGTGTTTGAAATAGTCTAAGACTCGTCTTGGGTCAAAAAACCAACCATTTTTTTGTTGAGCATAGAACATATTGTTTCCGTCTACAAAAATAGACAGACGATTCATTGGGGAACCCATAGAAAAATACACCTAATAAATAGAAAAGTAATTAGATTGGACAATAGATTATAGCAATTCTCAAATGATAAATTTGCTAAAATACCCATAACAGGGATTTATGCATAGCTTTTATATTACCTCTTCCACCGCATAAAACAGACTAAAATATTGGACTTAAGATACTGGAACTTGAAGCTTTTCAGCTTTAACAGTTTAAGAGACACCTCGTCATCAAAATCTATCAATGAAATTGACTGATTAACATGATTAATAGCATTCAGGACCATATAACTGTCAAGTTTACTTCTAAAGACGTAAGGCATAGGTCTTGAGGGAGGATATGGGATCATCACCATCTATAAATTTTTCAGTACATAAAAGTATCAACTTCATCTTCAATGCTCAGTCTTAAACAACATTTACCAGTAGCACCACAACAAACTCCCAATAGATCAATTCTAGGAGGCGTACCCCTTCGGTTGAGAAAATAAAATCTCACCCTCAGCAAGTACTGAAGCAGCGCATTTCCCAATCCAGTCTGTGGAAGCATCACAGCTTTAATCTCAATTAGAGAATAACTTGGGCAGAATTTGGGTGAAAGCTCTACTAAGTAAAAATTTCTTAACCCAACTTTGGTAAAAAATAGAAAACCCATTACAAAAGTATAAGTTTCTCATTTAAGTTTGATTTCAATCTATTTGTAGTCAAAGCAGCCCTGAATAAATAAATAAAGTAGTAGTACACAAATCAACTATTAACACTATATGCCAGAAGAACCTACATCTACCTTAACCAAAAAATATGCTTCTGCTGCCAATCTCACCTCAACTCCATCAACCAAAGTGACTCATACAGCATCAGCCCCATCCCAGCAAATGGCGCGTTCAGGTCATTTGCTCACTGGATTTCCGCAGTCGGCGCAGCATCGCAGAGTATCTATGGTTTGTTTTGGGCGTAATTATGCCAAATCAAGCACTTTCCCCATTCTTTCCACAGCGTGGGTCAATCATACCTCCAAAAAATATCGGAATTTTGGCAATTGATGATCATTCGATATCCATTCCCGAAGAATACTATAAAACAGATCCGCCACAGTATGCTTACTTAGAACCACAGAACTCTTCTCCTTTTAAGCGCTTGCATACGCTCAGATCAAAGAAAAGGCTAGTATTCAGAACTATTGCACCGGATGTAGTTTTTGATCTGCCAAGTAGTTACACAATTCTTATTCATCGCCAAATTCAGGGTGCATTACCAAAATATGGCAGTAAAAATACTTAAGCTGCAACTAAAGTCACCTCACCAGCAGCTTCACACAGATGTCAATGGCTATAAGTAGGTAAGCATGAATAAACCAAACTATGTTACGGCTCCTAAACAGAACCCAAA encodes:
- a CDS encoding NYN domain-containing protein — its product is MGSPMNRLSIFVDGNNMFYAQQKNGWFFDPRRVLDYFKHEQSDTTLINAFWYTGLKDPQDQRGFRDALISLGYTVRTKILKEYYDDSSGRYSQKANLDIEIVVDMFNTVDQYDRVVLFSGDGDFERAIELLRSKNTHITVVSTEGMIARELRNATDRYIDLNDIRDSIEKMEG